The Clostridiales bacterium genome includes a window with the following:
- a CDS encoding folate family ECF transporter S component, translated as MGKIKKVLISSFLLVSCIVVERLMSIRLPFISIGFKFIPFMFSAMLLGTKYATVIGVTSDIIGRLMFPMSYFFPGFTLSAGITGYLYGKFLYTDGKIEANKKFLTRLILCVIIVTLVVNVGLNTLWITYITDKASRVILPIRFLKQIIMVPVEIMVMYILTDRMQSSINMYTNKVHSSINGYKGIMNNDLFEKC; from the coding sequence ATGGGGAAGATAAAGAAAGTATTAATAAGTTCATTTTTGTTGGTTAGTTGCATAGTAGTAGAGAGGTTGATGTCTATTAGGTTACCATTCATATCGATTGGGTTCAAATTTATACCTTTCATGTTTTCAGCCATGTTGTTAGGCACAAAGTATGCAACGGTTATAGGAGTGACAAGTGATATAATAGGTAGACTTATGTTTCCTATGTCGTATTTTTTCCCGGGTTTTACATTAAGTGCGGGTATTACTGGGTATTTGTATGGCAAATTTTTGTACACGGATGGTAAGATAGAAGCAAATAAAAAGTTTCTGACAAGACTTATATTATGTGTTATAATAGTAACGCTTGTGGTTAATGTTGGATTGAATACGTTGTGGATAACGTATATTACTGACAAAGCGTCAAGAGTAATTTTACCTATTAGATTTTTAAAGCAAATAATTATGGTGCCAGTAGAAATTATGGTTATGTATATATTAACTGATAGGATGCAGTCTAGCATAAATATGTATACTAATAAAGTGCATTCTAGTATAAATGGATATAAGGGGATTATGAACAATGATTTGTTTGAAAAATGTTAG
- the eno gene encoding phosphopyruvate hydratase, with protein sequence MKQYFYEIEKVYAREILDSRGNPTVEVEVFIEGGFSGRAGIPSGASTGAFEAVELRDGDKKRYLGKGVTKAVSNVNDIIAPAVIGMNALDQAAIDKKMIELDGTPNKGKLGANAILGVSLAVARAAAEATGLSLYHYIGGTNAKTLPVPMMNILNGGKHADNSVNIQEFMVMPVGASSFKEALRMCAEVFHNLKKVLKDKGYSTAVGDEGGFAPDLKTDEEALQVIVEAIEKAGYKPGEEFKIAIDAAATEMYQKDGTYLFWKSGIRKTKEEMVDFWEEWTKKYPIISLEDGLAEEDWEAWKMLNDRIGDRVQLVGDDLFVTNTERLSKGIKLNVANSILIKVNQIGTLTETLDAIQMANRAGFTAVVSHRSGETEDSTIADLAVALNAGQIKTGAPSRSDRVAKYNQLLRIEEELGEVAEYLGKNAWFNLK encoded by the coding sequence ATGAAACAGTATTTTTATGAGATTGAGAAAGTATATGCAAGAGAGATATTGGATTCAAGAGGAAATCCTACAGTAGAAGTAGAAGTTTTTATAGAGGGAGGATTTTCAGGAAGAGCAGGAATTCCATCAGGTGCATCAACAGGTGCGTTCGAGGCTGTTGAATTAAGAGACGGAGATAAAAAAAGATATTTAGGAAAAGGTGTTACAAAGGCAGTATCAAATGTAAATGATATAATAGCTCCAGCAGTTATTGGTATGAATGCATTAGATCAAGCTGCAATTGACAAAAAAATGATTGAATTAGATGGAACACCAAATAAAGGAAAGTTAGGCGCAAATGCTATATTAGGTGTATCGTTAGCGGTAGCAAGAGCGGCAGCAGAGGCTACAGGATTGAGTCTATATCATTATATAGGTGGAACAAATGCTAAAACATTGCCAGTTCCAATGATGAATATATTAAATGGTGGGAAACATGCAGACAATAGTGTTAATATTCAGGAGTTTATGGTAATGCCAGTAGGGGCGTCATCTTTCAAGGAAGCACTTAGAATGTGTGCGGAGGTATTCCATAATTTAAAGAAGGTTTTAAAAGACAAAGGGTATAGCACAGCAGTAGGAGATGAAGGTGGATTTGCGCCAGACTTAAAGACAGATGAAGAGGCATTGCAAGTTATAGTTGAGGCTATAGAGAAAGCGGGATATAAACCAGGTGAAGAATTCAAAATTGCTATAGATGCAGCAGCTACAGAGATGTACCAAAAAGATGGAACATATCTATTCTGGAAGTCTGGAATTAGAAAGACAAAAGAAGAAATGGTAGATTTCTGGGAAGAGTGGACAAAGAAATATCCTATTATATCTTTGGAAGATGGCTTGGCAGAAGAAGATTGGGAAGCTTGGAAGATGCTAAATGATAGAATAGGAGATAGAGTTCAATTAGTAGGAGACGACTTATTTGTTACAAATACAGAGAGATTATCAAAAGGAATTAAGCTTAATGTAGCAAATTCAATTTTGATAAAGGTTAACCAAATAGGAACTTTAACAGAGACTTTAGATGCTATTCAAATGGCAAATAGAGCTGGATTTACAGCGGTTGTATCACATAGATCAGGAGAAACAGAGGATTCAACAATAGCAGATTTGGCAGTTGCGTTGAATGCAGGTCAGATAAAGACAGGTGCTCCGTCAAGATCAGATAGGGTTGCTAAGTATAATCAATTGTTAAGAATAGAGGAAGAGTTGGGAGAAGTTGCAGAGTACTTAGGAAAGAATGCATGGTTTAATCTTAAGTAA
- a CDS encoding 2,3-bisphosphoglycerate-independent phosphoglycerate mutase, translated as MRPKMTALIILDGYGINPKKEGNAVVNANKTNLDKIFTENPTTTIKTSGLDVGLPKGQMGNSEVGHTNIGAGRIVYQELTRITKSIEDGDFFDKEEFKKAIDNCKKNNSKLHIYGLLSDGGVHSHITHLYGLLELAKKEGLDKVYVHCFLDGRDTPPASGKGYVEALENKMQELGVGRIATVSGRFYAMDRDNRWERVVLAYDAMVLGKGYQVESAIAAVEESYKREEYDEFVKPTVVMEDGHPVAKIENNDSIIFYNYRPDRAREITRAFVDEGFSGFDRANGYFKVCYVCMTQYDNTMPNVEVAFKPQVLKNTFGEYISDLGYRQLRIAETEKYAHVTFFFNGGVEKEYKGEDRVLVPSPKVATYDLKPEMSAYEVADKAVDRIKSGKYDVMILNFANPDMVGHTGVFDAAVKAIEAVDVCVKKVVDAIIAEGGVALITADHGNAEQMIDYDTGKPFTSHTTYDVPLALVGMKNVRLTDGRLSDIAPTMLQIMEIDVPQEMTGKSLLA; from the coding sequence ATGAGACCAAAAATGACCGCATTGATTATACTAGATGGATATGGAATTAATCCTAAAAAAGAGGGCAATGCTGTGGTAAACGCTAATAAGACCAATTTAGATAAAATTTTTACAGAGAATCCTACTACTACGATAAAAACTAGTGGGTTAGATGTGGGTTTACCAAAAGGTCAGATGGGTAATTCGGAAGTTGGACATACCAATATAGGCGCAGGTAGAATTGTTTATCAGGAATTAACAAGAATAACTAAGTCTATAGAGGATGGGGATTTTTTTGATAAAGAGGAATTTAAGAAGGCTATAGATAATTGTAAGAAAAATAATTCTAAGCTACACATATATGGATTGTTGTCAGACGGAGGTGTGCATAGCCATATAACTCATTTATATGGATTGTTGGAACTGGCAAAAAAAGAGGGTTTAGATAAGGTTTATGTACATTGCTTTTTAGATGGAAGAGATACACCACCAGCTAGTGGAAAAGGTTATGTAGAGGCTCTTGAAAACAAGATGCAGGAATTGGGTGTAGGAAGGATTGCTACGGTTTCGGGAAGATTTTATGCTATGGATAGAGACAATAGATGGGAGAGAGTAGTGCTTGCATATGATGCCATGGTTTTAGGAAAAGGATATCAGGTAGAAAGTGCTATTGCTGCAGTAGAGGAATCATATAAAAGGGAAGAGTATGATGAATTTGTTAAGCCAACTGTTGTTATGGAAGACGGACATCCTGTGGCAAAAATAGAAAATAACGACTCTATAATTTTTTATAACTACAGACCAGATAGAGCAAGAGAAATAACAAGAGCATTTGTTGACGAGGGATTTAGTGGATTTGATAGAGCAAATGGATATTTTAAGGTTTGTTATGTTTGTATGACCCAATATGATAATACAATGCCTAATGTTGAAGTGGCGTTTAAGCCACAGGTGCTTAAAAATACATTCGGAGAGTATATAAGTGATTTGGGGTATAGACAACTAAGAATTGCTGAGACAGAAAAATATGCGCATGTTACATTTTTCTTCAACGGTGGAGTAGAGAAGGAATATAAGGGAGAAGATAGAGTTTTAGTGCCATCACCTAAAGTTGCTACATACGATTTAAAGCCAGAAATGAGTGCTTATGAGGTCGCGGATAAAGCAGTGGATAGGATAAAGTCAGGTAAGTATGATGTTATGATATTAAATTTTGCAAATCCTGATATGGTAGGTCATACAGGAGTATTCGATGCTGCAGTAAAAGCAATAGAGGCGGTGGATGTGTGCGTTAAAAAAGTAGTTGATGCAATAATTGCTGAAGGTGGAGTGGCCTTAATAACAGCAGATCATGGTAATGCTGAACAGATGATAGATTATGATACAGGAAAACCGTTTACATCGCATACAACGTATGATGTGCCACTTGCGTTGGTGGGGATGAAGAATGTTAGGTTAACCGATGGCAGATTAAGTGATATAGCACCTACTATGCTCCAAATAATGGAGATTGACGTACCGCAAGAGATGACAGGGAAAAGTTTGCTTGCGTAG
- a CDS encoding triose-phosphate isomerase gives MSRSVIAAGNWKMNKLPSEACEFVKELKNRVADVDTQVIIAVPYVALAKVVEIAKGTNIKVAAQNMHWEDKGAYTGEVSANMLKDIGVNYVIIGHSERRQYFNETDETVNKKVLKAVETGIKPIICVGESLQQREQGVTKDLVRYQVKIALLGLTKEQVSDVIIAYEPIWAIGTGKTATKEQANEVCAIIRDTVCELYGKDVADKIHIQYGGSVNTKTAKELFEMSDIDGGLIGGASLKLDDFEQIAKYNK, from the coding sequence ATGAGTAGAAGTGTTATAGCTGCGGGAAATTGGAAAATGAATAAACTTCCTAGTGAAGCGTGCGAGTTTGTAAAAGAGTTGAAAAATAGAGTAGCGGATGTGGATACACAAGTTATAATTGCTGTACCTTATGTGGCATTGGCGAAAGTAGTTGAAATAGCAAAAGGAACCAATATAAAGGTTGCAGCACAGAATATGCATTGGGAAGATAAAGGTGCGTATACAGGAGAAGTGTCAGCTAATATGTTAAAGGACATAGGAGTAAACTATGTAATCATAGGACATTCAGAAAGAAGACAATATTTTAATGAGACAGATGAGACAGTTAATAAAAAAGTATTAAAGGCAGTAGAGACTGGTATTAAGCCTATAATATGCGTAGGTGAGTCATTGCAACAAAGAGAGCAAGGTGTAACAAAAGATTTGGTACGTTATCAAGTTAAGATAGCTTTACTTGGATTAACAAAAGAGCAAGTAAGTGATGTAATTATAGCATATGAACCAATTTGGGCGATTGGTACAGGAAAGACTGCAACGAAAGAGCAAGCCAATGAGGTTTGTGCAATAATAAGAGATACAGTATGCGAGCTTTATGGCAAGGATGTAGCAGATAAAATTCATATTCAATATGGTGGAAGCGTAAATACAAAAACAGCAAAAGAGTTGTTTGAGATGTCAGATATAGATGGTGGATTAATTGGTGGTGCAAGCCTTAAGTTGGATGATTTTGAACAAATAGCTAAGTACAATAAATAA